From Micromonospora sp. NBC_01699, a single genomic window includes:
- the ffh gene encoding signal recognition particle protein: MFDTLSDRLSGIFTKLRGKGRLTDADIDATAREIRLALLEADVALPVVKSFIANLKERARGAEVSQALNPAQQVIKIVHEELVAVLGGEGRRLQFAKNPPTVIMLAGLQGSGKTTLAGKLARWLKAQGHQPMLVAADLQRPNAVGQLQVLGGRAGVEVYAPEPGNGVGDPVQVAKASIEHAKRAARDIVIVDTAGRLGIDAEMMAQAASIRDAVNPDEVIFVIDAMVGQDAVRTAEAFRDGVGITGVVLSKLDGDARGGAALSVREVTGQPILFASTGEKLEDFDVFHPDRMASRILGMGDMLTLIEQAEQAFDSDQKEKMTAKLMGGEQFTLEDFLDQLIAVRRMGPIANVLAMMPGMGQMKDQLADLDDSHFDRVTAIIRGMTPGERSNPKIINGSRRLRIANGSGVTVMDVNQLLNRFTEAQKMMKQMGGMMGLPGGRRKATKSPKNKRKGTKGGNRPRVGGPAGGFPGGGAGFPGMPQLPPGMDPGAGQGLPPGFKLPKLDFNKLTKRPDDNK, translated from the coding sequence GTGTTTGACACCTTGAGTGACCGCCTCTCCGGGATCTTCACCAAGCTCCGTGGAAAGGGCCGGCTCACCGACGCCGACATCGACGCCACCGCCAGGGAGATCCGGCTGGCGTTGCTGGAGGCCGACGTCGCGCTGCCCGTCGTCAAGTCCTTCATCGCGAACCTCAAGGAACGGGCCCGCGGCGCCGAGGTCTCCCAGGCGCTCAACCCCGCCCAGCAGGTCATCAAGATCGTGCACGAGGAGCTGGTGGCGGTCCTCGGCGGCGAGGGCCGGCGGCTCCAGTTCGCCAAGAACCCGCCGACCGTGATCATGCTGGCCGGTCTCCAGGGTTCCGGTAAGACCACGCTCGCCGGCAAGCTCGCCCGCTGGCTCAAGGCCCAGGGCCACCAGCCGATGCTGGTTGCCGCCGACCTCCAGCGGCCGAACGCGGTCGGCCAGTTGCAGGTGCTCGGCGGACGGGCCGGCGTCGAGGTCTACGCCCCGGAGCCGGGCAACGGTGTCGGCGACCCGGTGCAGGTGGCCAAGGCGTCGATCGAGCACGCCAAGCGCGCCGCCCGCGACATCGTCATCGTTGACACCGCCGGCCGACTCGGCATCGACGCCGAGATGATGGCGCAGGCCGCCTCGATCCGGGACGCGGTGAACCCGGACGAGGTCATCTTCGTGATCGACGCCATGGTGGGTCAGGACGCCGTACGGACCGCCGAGGCGTTCCGCGACGGTGTCGGCATCACCGGTGTGGTCCTCTCCAAGCTCGACGGTGACGCCCGCGGTGGTGCGGCTCTGTCCGTACGCGAGGTCACCGGGCAGCCGATCCTGTTCGCGTCCACCGGCGAGAAGCTGGAGGACTTCGACGTCTTCCACCCGGACCGGATGGCGAGCCGGATCCTCGGCATGGGCGACATGCTCACTCTGATCGAGCAGGCCGAGCAGGCCTTCGACTCCGATCAGAAGGAGAAGATGACCGCCAAGCTGATGGGCGGCGAGCAGTTCACCCTGGAGGACTTCCTCGACCAGCTCATCGCCGTACGGCGGATGGGTCCGATCGCCAACGTGCTGGCCATGATGCCCGGCATGGGGCAGATGAAGGACCAGCTGGCCGACCTCGACGACAGCCACTTCGACCGGGTCACCGCGATCATCCGGGGCATGACGCCGGGCGAGCGCAGCAACCCGAAGATCATCAACGGCTCCCGTCGGCTCCGCATCGCCAACGGCTCCGGGGTCACCGTGATGGACGTCAACCAGCTGCTCAACCGCTTCACCGAAGCGCAGAAGATGATGAAGCAGATGGGCGGCATGATGGGCCTGCCCGGCGGCCGGCGCAAGGCGACCAAGTCGCCGAAGAACAAGCGCAAGGGCACCAAGGGCGGCAACCGGCCCCGCGTCGGCGGCCCCGCCGGTGGCTTCCCCGGTGGCGGCGCCGGCTTCCCCGGCATGCCGCAGCTCCCGCCGGGCATGGACCCGGGCGCCGGACAGGGCCTGCCGCCCGGCTTCAAGCTGCCGAAACTCGACTTCAACAAGCTCACCAAGCGGCCCGACGACAACAAGTGA
- a CDS encoding amidohydrolase family protein, whose protein sequence is MSPAGAPGEALHVRGVLLPDDEVRDLWLVGDRVTYEPVAGAMTINEGGFVLPGLVDAHCHIGIAPTGRPISGLDEARALAVPDREAGVLAIRDAGSPYPYPELDDEPGLPRLARAGRHIAPPRRYLRDIGVEVPASELRAAVAEQARAGNGWVKLVGDWIDRDAGDLAPTWDAASLTGAVEAAHAAGVRAAVHTFSESAVEIMVRAGVDSVEHGTGLSVDLVDEMARRGTALVPTMINIDTFGDIAELAAERFPGYAKHMLALRDGFPEVVRAAYQAGVPIFVGTDAGGGIGHGLAAEEMLLLHERAGMSTLDVLAAGSWAARAWLGFPGLVEGGLADLVVYDTDPRADLRVLRAPSRIVLRGRVIR, encoded by the coding sequence GTGAGCCCGGCCGGGGCACCGGGGGAAGCCCTGCACGTACGCGGGGTGCTGCTCCCCGACGACGAGGTACGTGACCTCTGGCTGGTCGGCGACCGGGTCACGTACGAGCCGGTGGCCGGGGCGATGACGATCAACGAGGGCGGCTTCGTGCTGCCCGGACTGGTCGACGCGCACTGCCACATCGGCATCGCCCCGACCGGGCGGCCGATCAGCGGGCTGGACGAGGCCCGCGCGCTCGCCGTACCGGACCGGGAGGCGGGGGTGCTGGCGATCCGCGACGCCGGTTCGCCGTACCCGTATCCGGAGTTGGACGACGAACCGGGACTGCCGCGACTGGCCCGCGCGGGCCGGCACATCGCGCCGCCGAGGCGCTACCTGCGCGACATCGGGGTCGAGGTCCCGGCGAGCGAGCTGCGGGCGGCCGTGGCCGAGCAGGCGCGGGCCGGCAACGGCTGGGTCAAGCTGGTCGGCGACTGGATCGACCGGGACGCCGGGGACCTGGCGCCGACCTGGGACGCGGCCAGCCTGACCGGCGCGGTCGAGGCCGCACACGCCGCCGGGGTACGCGCGGCGGTGCACACCTTCTCCGAGTCCGCCGTCGAGATCATGGTGCGGGCCGGGGTGGACTCGGTCGAGCACGGCACCGGGCTCAGCGTGGACCTGGTCGACGAGATGGCCCGCCGGGGCACCGCACTCGTCCCCACGATGATCAACATCGATACCTTCGGTGACATCGCCGAGCTGGCCGCCGAGCGCTTCCCCGGCTACGCCAAGCACATGCTCGCCCTGCGTGACGGCTTCCCCGAGGTGGTCCGGGCGGCATACCAGGCCGGGGTACCGATCTTCGTCGGGACGGATGCCGGTGGCGGCATCGGGCACGGGCTCGCCGCCGAGGAGATGCTGCTGCTGCACGAACGGGCCGGCATGTCCACCCTGGACGTCCTGGCCGCCGGTTCCTGGGCCGCCAGGGCGTGGCTCGGCTTCCCCGGCCTGGTCGAGGGCGGCCTGGCCGACCTGGTGGTCTACGACACCGATCCCCGAGCCGACCTGCGGGTCCTGCGCGCCCCGAGCCGCATAGTCCTACGCGGCCGGGTCATCCGCTGA
- the proS gene encoding proline--tRNA ligase has product MARVLTPRAEDFPRWYQDLIAKAQLADNGPVRGTMVIRPAGYAIWERMQAEMDNRIKATGAENAYFPLFIPESYLKREAEHVEGFSPELAVVTHGGGKPLAEPIVVRPTSETVIGEFMAKWIDSYRDLPLLLNQWANVVRWELRPRIFLRTSEFLWQEGHTAHVDEADARAYARRILHEVYEDMMVNVLAIPVVVGRKTARERFAGATSTYTLEGMMGDGKALQLGTSHELGQNFARAFDITYSAATGGTQHAWTTSWGTSTRMLGGLIMTHGDDNGLRVPPRLAPIQAYVMVVKAGDGVVEAAVKLRDALRDAGVRVALDERVDTPFGRRAVDAELKGYPVRVEVGPRDLAAGNAVVVRRTDGSKTPVPVADAVSAVLAALDADQRALHDEALALRESRTFEVNTLAEAIEAAATGWARLPWSAVGVAGEAEANGQGVTVRCLVRADGSVPDSEDEPDLVAILARSY; this is encoded by the coding sequence ATGGCACGCGTGCTCACTCCCCGTGCGGAGGATTTCCCCCGCTGGTACCAGGACCTGATCGCCAAAGCTCAGCTCGCCGACAACGGGCCGGTACGCGGGACGATGGTCATCCGACCAGCGGGCTACGCCATCTGGGAACGCATGCAGGCCGAGATGGACAACCGGATCAAGGCGACCGGGGCGGAGAACGCCTACTTCCCGCTCTTCATCCCGGAGTCCTACCTCAAGCGCGAGGCCGAGCACGTCGAGGGCTTCTCCCCGGAACTGGCCGTGGTCACCCACGGTGGCGGCAAGCCGCTGGCCGAGCCGATCGTGGTGCGCCCCACCAGCGAGACCGTCATCGGCGAGTTCATGGCCAAGTGGATCGACTCGTACCGGGACCTGCCGCTGCTGCTCAACCAGTGGGCGAACGTGGTCCGCTGGGAGCTGCGTCCGCGGATCTTCCTGCGGACCAGTGAGTTCCTCTGGCAGGAGGGGCACACCGCGCACGTCGACGAGGCGGACGCGCGGGCCTACGCCCGCCGCATCCTGCACGAGGTGTACGAGGACATGATGGTCAACGTACTGGCGATTCCGGTGGTGGTGGGGCGCAAGACCGCCCGGGAGCGGTTCGCCGGTGCGACCAGCACGTACACGCTCGAAGGCATGATGGGCGACGGCAAGGCGCTGCAACTGGGCACCAGCCACGAGCTGGGGCAGAACTTCGCCAGGGCGTTCGACATCACGTACTCGGCGGCGACCGGTGGGACGCAGCACGCCTGGACCACGTCCTGGGGCACCTCGACCCGGATGCTCGGTGGCCTGATCATGACTCACGGTGACGACAACGGGCTGCGGGTGCCGCCCCGGCTCGCCCCGATCCAGGCGTACGTGATGGTGGTCAAGGCCGGTGACGGGGTGGTCGAGGCGGCGGTGAAGCTGCGCGACGCGCTGCGTGACGCCGGGGTCCGGGTCGCCCTCGACGAGCGGGTGGACACCCCGTTCGGCCGCCGGGCCGTCGACGCCGAGCTCAAGGGCTATCCGGTACGGGTCGAGGTCGGCCCGCGCGACCTGGCCGCCGGTAATGCGGTGGTGGTTCGGCGTACGGACGGATCGAAGACTCCGGTGCCGGTGGCCGACGCGGTTTCGGCGGTGCTCGCCGCGCTCGACGCCGACCAGCGGGCCCTGCACGACGAGGCGCTCGCCCTGCGCGAGTCCCGCACCTTCGAGGTGAACACGCTCGCCGAGGCGATCGAGGCGGCGGCCACCGGCTGGGCCCGGTTGCCGTGGTCGGCGGTCGGTGTCGCGGGCGAGGCCGAGGCGAACGGGCAGGGCGTCACCGTACGCTGCCTGGTCCGGGCGGACGGTTCGGTGCCGGACTCGGAGGACGAGCCCGACCTGGTCGCCATCCTGGCCCGCTCCTACTGA